The following are encoded together in the Brassica napus cultivar Da-Ae chromosome A9, Da-Ae, whole genome shotgun sequence genome:
- the LOC106399336 gene encoding protein cornichon homolog 4, whose protein sequence is MGDIWTWLISFFFLIALVGIIVYQLVCLADLEFDYINPYDSASRINSVVLPEFIVQGVLCVFYLITGHWFMALLCLPYLYYNFQLYSKRQHLVDVTEIFNLLNWEKKKRLFKLAYIILNLFLTIFWMIYSALDDHED, encoded by the exons ATGGGAGATATTTGGACATGGCTTatatccttcttcttcctcatcgcTCTTGTCGGAATCATCGTCTATCAG CTTGTTTGCTTAGCGGATCTTGAGTTTGATTACATCAACCCATACGACTCTGCATCGAGGATAAACTCCGTGGTCTTACCGGAGTTCATTGTACAGGGAGTTCTCTGTGTATTCTATCTCATTACAGGACACTGGTTCATGGCACTCCTATGCCTCCCTTATCTCTACTACAACTTCCAACT CTACTCGAAGCGACAACACTTGGTAGATGTCACAGAGATCTTCAATTTGCTTAACTGGGAAAAGAAGAAGCGGCTGTTCAAACTCGCTTACATAATCCTTAACCTCTTTCTCACTATCTTCtg GATGATTTATTCAGCGCTGGATGATCACGAGGATTGA